The Syngnathoides biaculeatus isolate LvHL_M chromosome 20, ASM1980259v1, whole genome shotgun sequence nucleotide sequence TGCAAGATAGAGAGAAGGCGGTTTCCTTGCTGTCAGGGGAAAATGCAAAGAGCGTCGTCCTGCTGGTGACAAGGCCAGAGACACAGGTAGCCGACACGGGGTTCTCGAGAACGTGTCGAGGTTTCTTGTTTTTGAGATGTTTGGTTTGCTTCTTAGATGGAGGATGATGTGTGGCTAGATGATGAGCAACAGGAGCTGGTGAAGGAATTGAAGATGGAGATTCTGGCGGGAGGGAAGAAGGATCGTCAACTCATGCAAGACGAGGTGAGAAAGGAGGGAAATCCGGAAGCTTGCCACGAAGTCCGCTGAGTTTTTCATTCTTTACCCACAGCCTCAAGAGGAAAGGACAACCGACACAGCGACCTATTCATCCAACAGCCAAGACAAAGACAGCGGGTTTGGGTTCAGTACAGACAGTCCTGAGCACCAGCCGTTGTTGGCCAGACTCTACAGGAGGAGTCCAGCTCATTGCTTGAGGGAACAATGGCGAACCCAGAATCCGCACGGCAGGCCGGGTGCCGTGCTGTCACAGGACAACCAGAGACAAAGGACAGTTACCAAAGTCCAAGATTGTGAAGGGTTGGTGAGCATTCAGAACGGTGGAGGTGGAATTTTGGGCTCGGAAAATCACTTCCAGCAACTTCTGGAAGTCAAGTGTCAAATCCGGAAAGGGGTGGAGTGCGGGGTGTACTCCATTCGACACAGTATTGAGTGCAGCCTCACAGAGCAGGGAGGAGGGGACGGAGACAGcgctgatgaggatgaggaaagCGAAGGTGTGGCGCAAGAGCTGAGGATGTTAAATGAAGAACTGCGCAGCATTGAGCTGGAGTGTCAGAACATCATGCAGGCCCATCAGCTCCGCCAGGCCCAGGAGGCAAATGGATCACCGCCGCCCCCGGTTTCCTCACCAGGTTGGAGGCTCAAGGGCCACGGCAGGCTGGCGGACATCCACGAGCACCCTCAAAGTGATAAGACCCGAGAGAAAGACAGCTCCAGTGCTTATAACACAGCGGAGAGTGCACGGTCCACTCCGCTGGGTACGGAACAGTCTCCCGAGCACTCCCTGCAGAGACGGATCAGCATCGCCAATCAGAAGAACATCCAAATAGCCTCGTCAAAGCTCTCCGGCCCCATTCCCAAGTCTCAGGGCTCACCGGTCCGAGGCGTACAGGGAGATCCTTGCCCCGTTTTCTCCAGCAGCCCGGACCAGAGTAACCCCTCCCGGTCCGAGTCCGACCCGGCGCTTCCTGCGGACGACGAACGCTGCGAGAAAAATGGGAAAACCAAAGacctaaaaagaaaaccacCATTCGCCTCATACCAAACCAGCCCTTACCACGGCTCGCTCGGATCCCGGCAACTTCAGGTTGGTGTGATGACGACGACGTGCCAGTCGCGTAAACCCTTACGCCCAAAAGTGTCATCGGCAAAATCACAGCAACTTGGAAGGACCGAAGGCTTGAATTTACTTAAGTTGATTATTACTACTACCCGTTTTGATAACTTGGCTTAATGTTCCCTCATGGCACCGCTGTCCCAAGCTAACCAATCAAAATCTAGACCGTGGTCCACATTACCTTTCGATTGAAGTGTTAAGCTATGTTTTCTTCACAGAGCTACAAAAAGTAACCATTGTCAATTTTGACAAAGCAAGAACTACAAAGTGTAGTCCTCTTGTTCTGCAGTGCACTCAGTCCAAGTAAAAACTGAAGTACAAATTCATTCACTGCCAGACAAGTTTTTTTGGCACTAACTGGAGTTTTTGCTGTTGCAGAGTTACATGCAGCTACTACAACAGCATTCTTCCTTGGAGTATTCCCAGAGCCAGCTGAGTCTCCTCAGCGTCTGCCGGGATCCGCTGAACCGGAACGGTCGCCCCGGGGAACCGCGGCTCGAGTGGAAGGTCAAAGTGCGGGCGGACGGCTCTCGCTACGTGGCCCGGAGGCCCGCCCGCGACCGCATCCTGAGGGAGCGGGCGCTCAGGATCCGAGAGGAGCGCAGCGGCGGCATGACCACG carries:
- the pdzrn4 gene encoding PDZ domain-containing RING finger protein 4 → MGCNLCTLQKREEHYKLLYEIAQVNRRNFSKVEQDEAADPVVVQVIRPVAVRQGGASREARVADVCTQTDITFEHITALAKLRAPTPPVPDVCPFLLSDSCHSIQTMEPEFYECPEYPSNVPAEVERTEEYVYEEVELRKQDTQEKLGLTLCYRTDEEEDVAIYVSKVEPNSLAARDGRIKNGDRILQINGHAVQDREKAVSLLSGENAKSVVLLVTRPETQMEDDVWLDDEQQELVKELKMEILAGGKKDRQLMQDEPQEERTTDTATYSSNSQDKDSGFGFSTDSPEHQPLLARLYRRSPAHCLREQWRTQNPHGRPGAVLSQDNQRQRTVTKVQDCEGLVSIQNGGGGILGSENHFQQLLEVKCQIRKGVECGVYSIRHSIECSLTEQGGGDGDSADEDEESEGVAQELRMLNEELRSIELECQNIMQAHQLRQAQEANGSPPPPVSSPGWRLKGHGRLADIHEHPQSDKTREKDSSSAYNTAESARSTPLGTEQSPEHSLQRRISIANQKNIQIASSKLSGPIPKSQGSPVRGVQGDPCPVFSSSPDQSNPSRSESDPALPADDERCEKNGKTKDLKRKPPFASYQTSPYHGSLGSRQLQSYMQLLQQHSSLEYSQSQLSLLSVCRDPLNRNGRPGEPRLEWKVKVRADGSRYVARRPARDRILRERALRIREERSGGMTTDDDAMSEMKMGRYWSKEERKQHLARAREQRKRREFMQKSRFECLREGLAGGAEGHKEINILELSHKKMMKKRNKKILDNWMTIQELMSHGVRVPDDSKVHNAFLSVTTV